In Candidatus Poribacteria bacterium, the DNA window CTTAACCCAACATCTCACGACACGAGCTGACGACAGCCATGCAGCACCTGTCATAGTGTCCCGAAGGAAAACCATATTTCTATGGCGGTCACTGCGATGTCAAGCCCTGGATAAGGTTCTTCGCGTTGCGTCGAATTAAGCGACATGCTCCACCGCTTGTGCGGCCCCCCGTCAATTACCTTGAGTTTTAACCTTGCGGCCGTACTCCCCAGGCGGGGTACTTAATGCGTTAGCTACAGCACAGAGGGAATCAACACCCCCTACACTTAGTACCCATCGTTTACAGTAAGGACTAGCGGGGTATCTAATCCCGGTTGCTCCCCAAACTTTCGCGCATGAGCGTCAGTCTTAGACCAGAAAGCCGCCTTCGCCACGGGTGTTCTATATGATATCTAAGCATTCCACCGCTACACCATACATTCCACTTTCCTCTTCTAGACTCAAGTAAAGTAGTATCAAACGCAATGGCTCGGTTGAGCCGAACCCTTTCACGTCTGACTTACTCTACCGCCTGCGCGCGCTTTACGCCCAGTGATTCCGGACAACGCTTGCCCCCTACGTATTACCGCAGCTGCTGGCACGTAGTTAGCTGGGGCTTTCTACTACGGTAACGTCAAAAACGCTGCGTTATCAGCAACGCTCAATTCATCCCGTAACACAGAGGTTTACAACCCGAAGGCCTTCATCCCCCACGCGGCGTCGCATCGTCAGGGTTTCCCCCATTGCGAAATATTCTCGACTGCAGCCTCCCGTAGGAGTTTGGGCAGTGTCTCAGTCCCAATGTGGCTGACCATCCTCTCAGACCAGCTACCCATCGTTGCCTTGGTGAGCCGTTACCTCACCAACAAGCTAATAGGACGCGGGCTCATCTCCGAGCGGCAGCCGAAGCCACCTTTCATTCGGCCGACCGAAGTCAACCGAATCGTATTTGGTATTAGCAACTCTTTCGAGTTGTTATCCCCATCTCAGAGGCAAATTACCCACGCGTTACTCACCCTTTCGCCACTTTCCACCGAGCCGAAGCTCGGTTTCTCGTTCGGCTTGCATGCCTAATCCACGCCGCCAGCGTTCGTCCTGAGCCGGTATCATACTCTCCACAAAAGTATCGAAGTACATCTTCAAAGAATCGAAGTGCACTCACAAGTATTGAAGTGCATCTTCAAAAAATTGAAATGCACTCACAAGCTATTAATAGGCACGTCACGTTCACTATTTAACTTTCAAAGAACAAATTCACCTTTCTTGTTGAAAGGTAATGTTAATTATACCCCCTAACAGAAGGTTTGTCAAATAAAATTGTGAAAAAAAACCACAATTTTGCCCCGAAAAGCCCATTTTTATAACAATTTTATCATTTTTTTCCATAAAAACGTCTCTTTTAGAGGTCTTCGGCAGTTTTGCCTAATTTTTACGCAATTTCGCGCTTCACGCGCATCGCTCACACCATCCTTCTGGATCTTTATGGCCAATACGTTATACTTTTCCCAGCCGATTCTGATGGATCAACATATTTCGCCAGATCGCGCAACGCAACAACCGTACAACCGCTGTCCCGAAGATAATCCATGTAGGTCTTAAACTGCTCAGGCGAGACATCAACCCACGGGTGTTCAAGCGCAGGCACACCGTGAAACGTCAAGACTGCGATTTTCCCGTCCTTTGCCTGTTCAACCGCCCAGACCCAATCCGCGAATCCGTAGTTTGGACCCGGCACACCTGTTGACGGAATGACCAATGGGTGATAGACATCCGGATCGTAAACCGGTCCACGTCCGCCCTCTGGATGAAATGGAAACTCCGGTCCGATGCCACGTCGGGCGAAACGATACCCTTTTTCTGACAACACTTCTATCGCTTCCGGTCCGCGACAATCCGCCGGATAGCCAAAGGTCTCAGGAACAGGGATACCGTATTCTTCGCACCGTTCATCAATGTGTATTAAGTCTGCCAGCAATTCCTCTTTTGATTGTGTGTTGGTATGCTTATGATGACGGGTATGGTTACCTATCTCAAAACCCTCGTCGTGCAATTGACGGATCTCGTCCCATGTGACATAGTGCACCTTACTATTGAGAAAATTGAGGCCTTCAGTGATGAAAAATGTCGCCCCAAAACCGTAACGCTTCAACAAGGGTCCAACATAATTATAGTCTGACTTGTTCCCGTCATCAAAGGTGAGGACAACCAACCCGTCGGGGATGGGTTGTAGGGCTTCAGTTTCAGACAATTCTTGATTTTCTTTTTCCATTTCTACACCTAACTTGCAGGTTTTGTCCTGCGGCGATGGTAAGCAGGTTGAACATTCATGTCGATTGCGTTCCAGTAATACTTCAGTGGATCGTCGACTTCCCACTCCGAGTAGACCTCTTCCCATTTCGCGCACCCGAGATGAACGGTAAGGGCATCTTCATCAACAGGTTCATTGACTGACTGGTAACGGGCACTCGTTGCGAGTCGTATCCGATTCTCGGTCATGTTGTCACGACCGCGATGAATCGTCAAGCTGTGGAACATGAGGACATCCCCGCACGTGAAGGGGTTCCAAGCCCATTCTGTACTGTCTTCAATCAACTCCCATGAACGGACACCGCCGTCCTCTAGCACCCCATGACGGTTTGATCCACGGGCAATCGCCAAGCCACCCAACTCGGTATTACAGTCTCCTAAAGGTGTCCACACGGTCCATGTTTCCTGCGAACCACGAACTGGACTGAAGTCCTGATGTGGAGGCGTGGTATACTGATGTTCTCCTGGGAAGATGGCATGACAAATGTGACGGGGATGGATGAAAACGGGACTGCCGAACAGCACTTCCAGAACACTCACGATACGCTCGTGATGGGGCAGGGCGTGGAAAAGTCGGAGTTTCTGGACATCAACGTAAAAATTTATGAAAATCTCGGATCTATCCTGTTCACAGATGAAGACCCCTTTTCTTCGGATAGCCGCATTGGGGTCGGTGTCGGGTTTAAGCAATTCGTGTTGCTCTGCGACACGGAGCACCTGCCGACGTAGCTCAAGCACGGGTTCTACGGGGAGCAGCCCACGGAAGAAGAGATATCCGTTCTGGTGGCTATGCTCAAGAAGTCGAGAGTGGTCGCTGATGAAGTCTGTGCAATCTACAAATGGCAATTCAGTGTGCATTAAGGTCGTTCCTTCTGGACGTATTATCTCATCTTGAGTTTTCCCCATGTAACCGACAACGCATCAGCGGGATTCACTGAGAAACTGTGTCCCACGGTTGTAACTAACAGATTGTCATACAGAGAATGTTCACCGGCACTTGCTCTAAAACCTATACCGCCCTTATTATGGGTGTCATCCTCCCATGTGCAAGACAATTCGAGTTCCTCACCCTGCTCACCCAGATAGAGGTCGTAACGCCCACCCTCCGCAACGATCTTTATCGTATACCACTCGCCAAGCTCAGCGTGCAGACCTGATTCATTGTCTAACTTATCCTCCTCATTAACAATATAGTTACCGCCGACTCTCGTAAACCACCAAAATTGATTACGATTATCTGCCACAATTTGAACGAGCGTACAATTGTTTGGGTCTTCAGCACGCACGACCCAATTCGATGCCCAGAGCGGGTTTATCATGTGAAAATCGACAGAGAACTCAAAGTCAGTGAAGTCATCTTTGACGGACATCCCGACTTCTCCACCGTTAACTTCCAGTTTCCCGCCATCCAAGTCCCAGCCGGCTGTAGGTGCCCATTTACTCTTGTCAATGTCTCCCTTCTCAAAGTCATCCTCAAACAGCACCTCGCCAATACAAAGCGGCGCGTATACCGAGATGAGTATGAAGAAAAAGAGCGTGAAACTGCTGAATCTCATCACAACTTCTCCTTTCCGGTTTGAATCAGAAAACACACTTGTCCGGTTAAAATGTTTTAAAACGTTATAGAGGTTCAGTTAGAGGGTTCTGCAACACCACCACCGATGGCAGGAAGGAAATGAATTTCTGCGTCTGCGTCAACGCGTTCGAGGAGGGATCCCCGAGTCAGGAGACCATTGATGTATATGGCGATACCGGGCTTAAGACGGTCTTCCTCACATAACCGTTCTTTTATCCCCGGGTAGCGACTTTCTAAATTATCAATCACTTCACGAACAGTCGCGCCCGAGAGAACAATGTACTCTTCGCCGCCCGTGAATTTACGCATGAGGGGTGGAATAACGACGGTTGGCATTTTTTTAGTGGCTATCGGTTACCAATTCGGTAAAAGGCGTAGGGGTAGGCACAAGACCTACCCCTACGGGATCGGGATTTCAAACCCGTTCCGTGTTAAATTTTGCCAAGGGCTTTCAGGAGCCGATTGGGCGACATCGGGAGTTCTGTCATTCGAACGCCGATTGCATCGTAGATAGCATTGGCAATGGCAGCCATCGGTGGCACAATCGGCACTTCACCGACTCCACGCACACCATAGGGATGCCCCGGATTCGGGACTTCAACGATGACAGCATCGATCATGGGTAAATCCAAGCAGGTCGGCATCCGGTAATCGAGGAAACTGGCGTTGGTCATAGTGCCTTCATCGTTGTAGATGTATTCCTCATTCAATGCCCATCCGATACCTTGAACAGCACCGCCCTGTATTTGCCCTTCAACATAACTCGGATGAATGGCTTTTCCGGCATCCTGGACTGCGGTATAGCGGAGGATATCGACCTTACCAGTCTCCTCGTCCACTTCTACATCTACGATGTGTGTTGCGTAGGCACCCCCGGCACCCCCGGGATTCACTGTTCCGCTCCCTACAACTGGCCCGCCGGTTTGCCCGAGTCGTCCACAGAGATCGCGGAAACTAATCTGTTCCTCTTTGCCGTTGATGCATGAAAATTCGCCATCTGCGAACTGCACGTTAGCTTCGTCAACTTCCCAGAGTTTCGCGGCGCGAGCGATCATCTTCCGCTTGACATCCTGTGCGGCTTCATAAGCGGCGTAGCCGGTCGCGTAGGTTGTGCGGCTACCGCCCGTTACAGCGGTGTAACCGACAGAATTGGTATCAACGACGCTCGGGTTGACCGATTCAGCGGGGATACCGAGAACTTCTGCCGCCTGCATAGCGATCGAAGAACGCGTGCCACCGATGTCTGTGGAACCTTCAATGAGGTTAATTGTGCCATCGGCGTTGACATTAATCGTTACACTGGACTCCAAACCGATATTGAACCAGTAACCGGAGGCGACACCGCGCCCGTGGTTTTTCTTCCCATTCGGAGCGGAATAGTGTGGGTGCGCTTTTGCGACTTCAACTGTCTCAATACAACCGATACGCGGGTGAACGGGTCCATCTGCACGCCGGTCGCCCTCTTTTGCCCCGTTGAGCAATCGGATCTCAAGTGGATCGATGCCGAGTTTCTCGGCGAGCTCGTCAACCACCGTCTCTGAACCGAAAGCGGCGTTTGGTGCACCCGGGGCGCGGTAGGGTGCGGTTTTCGGCTTATTGACAACGACGTCGTAGCCGTCAATGATGACGTTTTCAATGTTGTAGGGTGCAAAGATACACATGGCGCCAGGTCCAACCGGGGCACCCGGGTAGGCACCTGCTTCAAAAGCGAGATATGCTTCAGCGGCGGTTATCTTCCCCTCTTTGGTTGCCCCCATCTTGACTCGGACGTAGGAGGCGGGTGTCGGTCCTGTGCCTTCAAACACATCCGCACGGCTCATAAGCACTTTGACAGGTTTACCTGTTTTCTTTGCCAACAACGCCGCAACGGGTTTAATGTAAACGCTAATTTTACCGCCAAAACCGCCGCCAATCTCCATCGGAACCACCTTAATTTTGGAAATGGGGTATTGGAGAATTTCAGCGACCTGTTCGCGAACAGTAAACGCCCCTTGTGTGCTACACCAAATGGTCAGTTGACCATCTTGGTTGAAATGCGCCGTGGCGTTGTGGGGCTCAATATAGCCTTGATGGACAGTGCCTGTAACGAAATCACGTTCAACAACGATATCCGCTTCGGCGAACCCTTTCTCAGGGTCACCCAACTGATGCTGAATATGACTCGCGACGTTGCTCGGTTCGTCAGCCGTCTCGCCCATTGAGGTAGTTTTCAGGGTTTCGTGCAGGATCGGTGCGTCCGCCTCCATGGCTTGGCGTACTTCCAAGACGGGTGGGAGCACTTCGTATTCGACCTCAATGAGTGTGCAAGCTTCCTCTGCGATATGCGGACTTGTCGCGGCAACAGCGGCAACGGCGTGTCCTTTGTATAGCACCTTATCGCTTGCCAAGATGTTGTCGCAGAGATACTTGAGATTGACCGCACCTTCACCTAAGTCTGCGACCCTGTCCTCAGCTTCAGGCAAGTCTTGCGCGGTAACAACGCCTTTAACACCGGGATAGGCTTCGGCACGACTGGTATCAATCGATATAATTCGCGCATGGGCGTGCGGGCTACGCAGGACTCTTCCGTGCAGGAGTCCGGTCATTTGGAAATCTGCCCCGTAAAGTGCGCGCCCGGTTACTTTGTCGACCCCGTCATGGCGGATGGGACGGGTGCCGATGACTTTATATTCCTTTTTCTCAGCCATTACGCATATTCCTCCGATTTGTGAGACTGCGTTTGTATGTAGTTAAGCAGAGGTTTCCTTAGCGACATCCATTACTGCTTTGACAATTTTATCATAGCCGGTACAGCGACACAGGTTACCCGCCAACCAGTAGCGAACTTCATGCTCGGTTGGATCCGGGTTGTTATCCAGCAATGCCTTGGCACTCATGATAAAGCCGGGTGTGCAAATACCACATTGGAGCGCGGCGTTTTCCAAGAATGCGTCTTGGATCGGGTGCAGCTTGTCGGGATCCGCGAGCCCTTCTATGGTTTCGACAGATTTGCCTTCAGTCTCTACACCGAGGACGAGACATGAATTAACGAGTCTACCGTCGAGGATGACACTGCAAGCACCGCAATTTCCGTTGTTGCACCCCTCTTTAGCCCCGGTAAGGTGGAGTTCATCCCTGAGAACCTCGAGGAGGCTTTGCCGGGATTCACAGAGAAATTCTACTGTTTCGCCATTGATAGTGGTTTGAACGTGCGATTTTCTCGCCATAGTATGGTTCCTTTCATCCTTTTAATTTTACCTTGCGGATAAGTGTTAGTGGTTTGCATCCTGACGTTTTTCGTGTTAGAGCCGCCTTCCACTTCGTTACGGGCTTGATTTTTGATTAAGAGGCAGACGAACGATCTACACGACGAAGGTTCAAAACCTATGGTTTCCTGCAACAACGGTGCAGACAGATTTAAAAAACGCACGTCAAAATCCTAACGACCTTTGTTCCCCACAAAGTATAATGTAAAAAATCTACGCTGCGTTTTGGACTCTCTGAATTGCGCCGTTGAGTGCGCGCCGCGTCAGTACACCGACGAGGTGTGTCCGCTGCTCGGCAGTCCCACGCATATCGCTAATCGGGCGTGCGATGGCTTGCGCAGCTTGCGCGGCATCATCAATCGCGGCATCAGAAACTTCGCGACCTGCGAGTAGCGCGCTCGCTTCTTCAGCAAAGAGCGGCGTAGGGGCGACAGCAGCAAGTGCGATGCGTGCCGAAACAATTGTCTGTTTCGCATCATCAAGTGTTACAGAGGCTCCGGCACCAACGACAGCAATATCCATCTCATTGCGCGGGATGAACCGGAGATAGAAAGAACTGGAATTGCTTGCGGGTGCTGGTATCTTCAGAGAGACGAGCATTTCGCCGTTTTCCAGAGCGATTTGCCCTGGGGCTGTGCAGAACTGTTCAACGGGTAGTTCACGCTCACCATTTGGACCCGCAATAACACAGGTCGCACCGAGTACAATTAGTGGCGGTATGCAATCCGCAGCGGGTGAGGCGTTACACAGATTACCGCCAACGCCGGCGCGTCCTTGGATGGCGGTGCCACCAATAATTTTGGTTGCATCGACCAAACCGGGATAGGCATCACAGATGGCATCAACGGCGTAAATTTTATAACATTCGACTGCGGCGCCGAGCGTTAAGCCAGCGTTATCGTCGTAATCTAAGACGTTCACCTCTGGAATGGATTTGACATCAATCATCAAGCCAACGTCGCGACGTCCCTCTCGGACATTAACGATGAGGTCGGTCCCACCCGCCAAAATGCGGGCCTTTTCTCCGTTTTCATCAAGCAGGGCAACGGCTTCCGATAGCGTTTGCGCGGAAACATACGAAAAATCTTGCATGAACGGAATCTCCTTTCATTAACTATTAAATGGAATTCACATCTTATAAAGTGTTGGGGGCTGAGGCGTGGAGACCCCGCCACAGAAATCAGTATTTATGAGACAGGTTTTAGAGATATTTATTTTAAACCGTAGTATAGCAAAAATTCGGATTTAAGGCAAGTTTTTTATCACTTGGAGGGACATATCTCAGCAATCAACGCGTCCAAATTCACAAACTTAACCTGGATGCCGTTGTACCTGTTCATGAACGAGCGGTCTACATCGTTTGCTACGACGAAGTTTTCACCGTCCGGATATTGTTTACGGAATGCAAGTAGGGAACGCGGTGAAAATCCAGAGGCAGCCCACTTGCACTCGATAGCAATTGGTAGACCCCGTGCACGTGTGAGTACAAAATCGACCTCTTGCCCCCTCTTGTTACGCCAATAGCGAATATCGCGGGATTGCGTATGTGCCATAATTTCATTGAGAACAAAGTGTTTCCACAATGAACCGAGATCCTCTTGTCGGAGTTGTGCCCCCCCTCGATAATAACAGACGAATCCGGTGTCAAATCCGTTGACTTTCGGTGCAGCGACAATCAAAATATTCGATATCGGAAAGTGTCTGGCACAAGCATGTTTTTCCAACACGCCGGACCCCGGACAACCATAGGATTGAACGGTGTTTCCAAGAAGTTTCGATTCGGTTGCGCCAAAATTCTCTATCTACCATATTTAAATAGCGAATCAGTCCGTTCCAATATCGGTTTTTGGGTCGATTATCGGTAGTTGATAACATGCTGCCTCGCGGTCATTCCGCACCAATAAGTAGGGACCAGCGAGTGCCGGAGTGTTCCATGTTTTACCCTTTATAGCCGCAAAACGTGCATGTTCAATATGACGCG includes these proteins:
- a CDS encoding (2Fe-2S)-binding protein → MARKSHVQTTINGETVEFLCESRQSLLEVLRDELHLTGAKEGCNNGNCGACSVILDGRLVNSCLVLGVETEGKSVETIEGLADPDKLHPIQDAFLENAALQCGICTPGFIMSAKALLDNNPDPTEHEVRYWLAGNLCRCTGYDKIVKAVMDVAKETSA
- a CDS encoding phytanoyl-CoA dioxygenase family protein, which translates into the protein MGKTQDEIIRPEGTTLMHTELPFVDCTDFISDHSRLLEHSHQNGYLFFRGLLPVEPVLELRRQVLRVAEQHELLKPDTDPNAAIRRKGVFICEQDRSEIFINFYVDVQKLRLFHALPHHERIVSVLEVLFGSPVFIHPRHICHAIFPGEHQYTTPPHQDFSPVRGSQETWTVWTPLGDCNTELGGLAIARGSNRHGVLEDGGVRSWELIEDSTEWAWNPFTCGDVLMFHSLTIHRGRDNMTENRIRLATSARYQSVNEPVDEDALTVHLGCAKWEEVYSEWEVDDPLKYYWNAIDMNVQPAYHRRRTKPAS
- a CDS encoding xanthine dehydrogenase family protein molybdopterin-binding subunit encodes the protein MAEKKEYKVIGTRPIRHDGVDKVTGRALYGADFQMTGLLHGRVLRSPHAHARIISIDTSRAEAYPGVKGVVTAQDLPEAEDRVADLGEGAVNLKYLCDNILASDKVLYKGHAVAAVAATSPHIAEEACTLIEVEYEVLPPVLEVRQAMEADAPILHETLKTTSMGETADEPSNVASHIQHQLGDPEKGFAEADIVVERDFVTGTVHQGYIEPHNATAHFNQDGQLTIWCSTQGAFTVREQVAEILQYPISKIKVVPMEIGGGFGGKISVYIKPVAALLAKKTGKPVKVLMSRADVFEGTGPTPASYVRVKMGATKEGKITAAEAYLAFEAGAYPGAPVGPGAMCIFAPYNIENVIIDGYDVVVNKPKTAPYRAPGAPNAAFGSETVVDELAEKLGIDPLEIRLLNGAKEGDRRADGPVHPRIGCIETVEVAKAHPHYSAPNGKKNHGRGVASGYWFNIGLESSVTINVNADGTINLIEGSTDIGGTRSSIAMQAAEVLGIPAESVNPSVVDTNSVGYTAVTGGSRTTYATGYAAYEAAQDVKRKMIARAAKLWEVDEANVQFADGEFSCINGKEEQISFRDLCGRLGQTGGPVVGSGTVNPGGAGGAYATHIVDVEVDEETGKVDILRYTAVQDAGKAIHPSYVEGQIQGGAVQGIGWALNEEYIYNDEGTMTNASFLDYRMPTCLDLPMIDAVIVEVPNPGHPYGVRGVGEVPIVPPMAAIANAIYDAIGVRMTELPMSPNRLLKALGKI
- a CDS encoding DUF4143 domain-containing protein → MENFGATESKLLGNTVQSYGCPGSGVLEKHACARHFPISNILIVAAPKVNGFDTGFVCYYRGGAQLRQEDLGSLWKHFVLNEIMAHTQSRDIRYWRNKRGQEVDFVLTRARGLPIAIECKWAASGFSPRSLLAFRKQYPDGENFVVANDVDRSFMNRYNGIQVKFVNLDALIAEICPSK
- a CDS encoding MoaD/ThiS family protein, with amino-acid sequence MPTVVIPPLMRKFTGGEEYIVLSGATVREVIDNLESRYPGIKERLCEEDRLKPGIAIYINGLLTRGSLLERVDADAEIHFLPAIGGGVAEPSN
- a CDS encoding DUF1080 domain-containing protein, with translation MRFSSFTLFFFILISVYAPLCIGEVLFEDDFEKGDIDKSKWAPTAGWDLDGGKLEVNGGEVGMSVKDDFTDFEFSVDFHMINPLWASNWVVRAEDPNNCTLVQIVADNRNQFWWFTRVGGNYIVNEEDKLDNESGLHAELGEWYTIKIVAEGGRYDLYLGEQGEELELSCTWEDDTHNKGGIGFRASAGEHSLYDNLLVTTVGHSFSVNPADALSVTWGKLKMR
- a CDS encoding xanthine dehydrogenase family protein subunit M produces the protein MQDFSYVSAQTLSEAVALLDENGEKARILAGGTDLIVNVREGRRDVGLMIDVKSIPEVNVLDYDDNAGLTLGAAVECYKIYAVDAICDAYPGLVDATKIIGGTAIQGRAGVGGNLCNASPAADCIPPLIVLGATCVIAGPNGERELPVEQFCTAPGQIALENGEMLVSLKIPAPASNSSSFYLRFIPRNEMDIAVVGAGASVTLDDAKQTIVSARIALAAVAPTPLFAEEASALLAGREVSDAAIDDAAQAAQAIARPISDMRGTAEQRTHLVGVLTRRALNGAIQRVQNAA
- a CDS encoding polysaccharide deacetylase family protein, whose protein sequence is MGRGLLGVGSRRSTEVLLERNRHECSTCLPSPQDKTCKLGVEMEKENQELSETEALQPIPDGLVVLTFDDGNKSDYNYVGPLLKRYGFGATFFITEGLNFLNSKVHYVTWDEIRQLHDEGFEIGNHTRHHKHTNTQSKEELLADLIHIDERCEEYGIPVPETFGYPADCRGPEAIEVLSEKGYRFARRGIGPEFPFHPEGGRGPVYDPDVYHPLVIPSTGVPGPNYGFADWVWAVEQAKDGKIAVLTFHGVPALEHPWVDVSPEQFKTYMDYLRDSGCTVVALRDLAKYVDPSESAGKSITYWP